In Pyxidicoccus trucidator, the sequence AGAAGATTACGGTCGACGTGCGCGGTGAAATCCTGGAGCTGAAGAACACCATCAACACGATGGTGGACCAGCTCAACTCGTTCGCCTCGGAGGTGACGCGCGTCGCCCGCGAGGTGGGTACGGAAGGAAAGCTGGGCGGTCAGGCCATCGTGCGCGGCGTCGGTGGAACGTGGAAGGACCTCACCGACAACGTGAACAGCATGGCGTCCAACCTCACCGCCCAGGTGCGCAACATCGCCGAAGTCACGACGGCCGTTGCGAATGGCGAC encodes:
- a CDS encoding HAMP domain-containing protein, giving the protein KITVDVRGEILELKNTINTMVDQLNSFASEVTRVAREVGTEGKLGGQAIVRGVGGTWKDLTDNVNSMASNLTAQVRNIAEVTTAVANGDLSKKITVDVRGEILELKNTINTMVDQLNSFASEVTRVA